DNA sequence from the Arthrobacter crystallopoietes genome:
TGGTGGGCCTGCTCAAGGCGAAGACCGGTGCGCACGAGGTCATCCTGACCATCATGCTCAACTACGTGGCGATCTACCTGGTCACCTATTTCCTGACCACGCCCGCCTTCCAGCGCCCGGGATCCTCCAATCCGATCAGCCCCCAGCTCGATGAAACGGCCATGTATCCGCCGCTGTTCGGCGACGCCTTCCGGCTGCACTGGGGCTTCATCGTGGCACTGCTGGCCACGGTGTTCGTCTGGTGGCTGCTCAAGCGGTCGATCATCGGCTTCGAACTGCGCGCGGTGGGGGCGAACCCCGTGGCCGCGCGCACCGCAGGCATCAGCGTGACCAAGGGTTACGTCGTCGTCATGCTGATTGCCGGGGCGCTGGCCGGTCTCGCCGGCGTGGCCCAGGTGGCCGGCACCGAACAGGTGCTGTCCTCCGGCGTGGCGGCCAGCTTCGGCTTCGATGCCATCACCGTGGCGCTGCTGGGACGCTCGACGCCGTGGGGAACGTTCTTCGCCGGGCTGCTGTTCGGCGCGTTCCGGGCCGGCGGCGTGACCATGCAGATCAGCACCGGGACCAGCATCGACATTGTGCTGGTGGTCCAGTCCCTGATCGTGCTCTTCATCGCGGCCCCGCCGCTGGTCAGGGCGCTGTTCCACCTGCCCGAGCCCGGCAAGACCAAGGGGCCCAGGAGCCCCAGGGGAACCAAATCCCGCAAGCCCGCCACGACCGGAGGTTCAGCATGAGCACGGCAGTCTCAACCGCGCCCGAGCAGAGCACCGCCCGCGCCGGCGCGGTGCGGAGCTGGAAGACCCCCATCACGCTGGCCGTGCTGGCCGTCTTCGCGCTGCTGGTCTTCGCCATCGGGGCGCCCGGCAATGAGGTGACCTTCCGGCTGTCCGACCCGGGGGATGCCATCGTGCTCCCACCGATTGTCGTCTTCGCCCCGGTGATGGGTTGGATCGGCGCGGTCATCATGCTGGCCGCAGCCGCGCTGGCCTTCGTGCAGGTGCGTGCCGGACGGCCTGTCCCGGGCTGGCTGATCGCCGTGTTCGCCGTCGTCTTTGTGGCGGCTTTCCTGAGCTGGATTGTCGGCAGCGCGCGCACGCCCAACGTGGCACTCTATGGGCTGCTGGCCGGATCCGTGACGCTGGCGGTGCCGTTGATCTTCGGTTCGCTCTCGGGCGTGCTGTGCGAACGCTCCGGCGTGATCAACATTGCCATCGAGGGACAGCTGCTCTTCGGCGCGTTCTCCGCGGCGGTTGCGGGATCCCTGTCCGGCAGTGCGTTCGTCGGCCTGCTCGCCGCCGCCGTCGGTGGTGTCCTGGTCTCGCTGGTGCTGGCGGTGTTCAGCATCAAGTACCTGGTCAACCAGGTCATTGTCGGCGTGGTGCTCAACGTGCTGGTGTCCGGCCTGACCGGCTTCCTGTTCTCCACCGTGCTCAGCGCCGATGCCGAAACCTGGAACTCCCCGCCGCGCCTGCCGGTGATTTCCATCCCGTTCCTCTCCGACATTCCGATCATCGGACCCATCCTGTTCGAGCAGGCCATTGTGGGCTACCTGATGTATGTCGCCGTCGCGGTGATCTACATAGGCCTGTTCCACACCAAGTGGGGCCTGCGGACCCGGGCAGTCGGCGAGCACCCGAAAGCGGCGGACACCCTCGGCGTCAAGGTCAACCGGATGCGCTTCATGAACGTGTCCCTGGCCGGTGTGGTGGCCGGACTCGGCGGCGCGTTCTTCACCCTGGTGTCCGTCTCCAGCTTCGGCCGCGACATGACGGCCGGCCAGGGCTACATTGCCCTCGCCGCGTTGATCTTCGGCCGCTGGAACCCGATCGGCGCCTTCTTCGCGGCCCTGCTGTTCGGTTTCGCCACCAACCTGCAGTACGTGCTCAGCTTCCTGGGCACCCCGGTGCCCAACCAGTTCCTCGCGATGCTGCCGTACATCGTGACCATCTTCGCGGTCGCCGGCCTGGTCGGCAGGTCCCGGGCGCCTGCGGCCAACGGCGTGCCGTACATCAAGGGCTGACATGACTGAGACAGCGAATCCAAACAACGACGGCGGGACGTCACCTAAGGATGGCGGGGCACCTCAGGTTGACCGGGCCAAGTCGGGCCGCGCCAAGGCGGAGGCTGCCGCGGTGCACCAGGCCGAGGTGGACTGGACCGGCCTGCAGGACGCGGCGCGCGCAGCCTCCGCGCACGCCTATGTGCCCTACTCGAAGTATCCGGTGGGCGCGGCCGCCCTGACCGAGGACGGCCGGATCGTCTCCGGCGCGAACGTGGAAAACGCCTCCTACGGCCTGACGCTGTGCGCGGAATGTTCGCTGGTCAGCGCGCTGCACATGTCCGGCGGCGGGCGGCTGGTGGCCTTCAGCTGCGTCGACGGGGCCGGCAATATCTTGATGCCGTGCGGACGCTGCCGCCAACTGCTGCACGAATTCCGGGCGCCGGGCATGCAGCTGATGACCGTTTCCGGCATCAAGTCCATGGAAGAGGTCCTGCCGGACGCCTTCGGACCCGAAAACCTGGGCTGAGTCCCGGCACGCTGACAGAAGGAGAGCCACGTGAGTGAGAAGTTCGACGCCGTCGACATCATCCGGATCAAACGCGACAAGGGGACGTTGAGTCCGGAGCAGATCAGCTGGACCATCGATGCCTACACCCGCGGCGCCATCGCTGACGAGCAGATGTCCGCCCTGAACATGGCCATCCTCCTGAACTGCATGAGCCGCGAGGAAATCTCCCAATGGACGACGGCGATGATCGCCTCGGGCGAGAGGATGGACTTCTCCTCGCTCGGCAAGGCGACCAGCGACAAGCACTCCACCGGCGGCGTGGGGGACAAGATCACCCTCCCGCTGGCCCCGCTGGTCGCGGTCTTCGGTGTCGCCGTGCCGCAGCTGTCCGGCCGCGGGCTCGGGCACACGGGCGGAACCCTGGACAAGCTGGAGTCGGTCCCCGGCTGGCGCGCGGACCTGTCCAACGACCAAATGATGGCCCAGCTGGCCGATGTCGGTGCGGTGATCTGCGCCGCGGGCGCCGGCCTGGCCCCGGCGGACAAGAAGCTCTACGCCCTGCGTGATGTCACCGGCACGGTGGAGGCCATCCCGCTGATCGCCTCCTCCATCATGAGCAAGAAGATCGCCGAGGGCACCGGTTCACTGGTACTGGACGTCAAGGTCGGCTCCGGGGCGTTCATGAAGGACGAGGACATGGCCCGCGAGCTGGCCGAAACCATGGTGGGCCTGGGCAAGGACGCCGGCG
Encoded proteins:
- a CDS encoding ABC transporter permease; the protein is MSEDEHKHARKKTDEHASEVRLEAMVDTEDGRIAPPPVPATAQSGNLHPEASSQTVVQRIMSGDALVAVLAVVLSLIAGGILIALTDEDVAQTATYFFARPQDMLLAAWSAASEAYLALFQGSVFNFEGETFTRMISPLMQTLTVATPLICAGLGVALAFRAGLFNIGAQGQIIIGATLAAWVGFSLHLPVGIHLLLVIVAGIIGGAIWGGLVGLLKAKTGAHEVILTIMLNYVAIYLVTYFLTTPAFQRPGSSNPISPQLDETAMYPPLFGDAFRLHWGFIVALLATVFVWWLLKRSIIGFELRAVGANPVAARTAGISVTKGYVVVMLIAGALAGLAGVAQVAGTEQVLSSGVAASFGFDAITVALLGRSTPWGTFFAGLLFGAFRAGGVTMQISTGTSIDIVLVVQSLIVLFIAAPPLVRALFHLPEPGKTKGPRSPRGTKSRKPATTGGSA
- a CDS encoding ABC transporter permease, with the protein product MSTAVSTAPEQSTARAGAVRSWKTPITLAVLAVFALLVFAIGAPGNEVTFRLSDPGDAIVLPPIVVFAPVMGWIGAVIMLAAAALAFVQVRAGRPVPGWLIAVFAVVFVAAFLSWIVGSARTPNVALYGLLAGSVTLAVPLIFGSLSGVLCERSGVINIAIEGQLLFGAFSAAVAGSLSGSAFVGLLAAAVGGVLVSLVLAVFSIKYLVNQVIVGVVLNVLVSGLTGFLFSTVLSADAETWNSPPRLPVISIPFLSDIPIIGPILFEQAIVGYLMYVAVAVIYIGLFHTKWGLRTRAVGEHPKAADTLGVKVNRMRFMNVSLAGVVAGLGGAFFTLVSVSSFGRDMTAGQGYIALAALIFGRWNPIGAFFAALLFGFATNLQYVLSFLGTPVPNQFLAMLPYIVTIFAVAGLVGRSRAPAANGVPYIKG
- a CDS encoding cytidine deaminase — protein: MHQAEVDWTGLQDAARAASAHAYVPYSKYPVGAAALTEDGRIVSGANVENASYGLTLCAECSLVSALHMSGGGRLVAFSCVDGAGNILMPCGRCRQLLHEFRAPGMQLMTVSGIKSMEEVLPDAFGPENLG
- a CDS encoding thymidine phosphorylase, coding for MSEKFDAVDIIRIKRDKGTLSPEQISWTIDAYTRGAIADEQMSALNMAILLNCMSREEISQWTTAMIASGERMDFSSLGKATSDKHSTGGVGDKITLPLAPLVAVFGVAVPQLSGRGLGHTGGTLDKLESVPGWRADLSNDQMMAQLADVGAVICAAGAGLAPADKKLYALRDVTGTVEAIPLIASSIMSKKIAEGTGSLVLDVKVGSGAFMKDEDMARELAETMVGLGKDAGVNTVALLTNMRTPLGLTAGNAIEVEESVEVLAGGGPQDVVELTIRLAEEMLQAAGVPDADPAAALKDGRAMDVWNRMIKAQGGDPRAALPTAKESEVVYAAADGVLLELDALAVGVAAWRLGAGRARKEDPVQAGAGVRMHAKPGALVRAGEPLMTLLTDTPEKFDRAKEALADAVVIGPEGDRPAQQLVIDRIA